The sequence below is a genomic window from Paramisgurnus dabryanus chromosome 4, PD_genome_1.1, whole genome shotgun sequence.
cgttttggaaccaaactcttcatatatatatatatatatattatatatatatatatatatatatttggatTGGATCACAAAATCCAACTTAGGTTTTGATCTGGATCTTTTTAGTAAGATTGGGATTTGTTTGATCCCAAAAAGTAGGGTTTTACTAATCTCATCAGAAGGGTGGATTTTAAAAACTTCTAAAAAGTTTTTAGTAAaacattatggggcggtttccctgACAGAGTTCAGCTTAAACcgggactaggccttagtttaattagtaaatataactatttttaactaaaatgccttactaaaacattacttgtgtgcattgaGGCCAAACAAAGgtcactgatgtattttaagatagtgcaagttgttttcaatttggagacctcttacatttatttaccGCCCCATAAACCTACAGTTAGTCTACAATACAACATTtctatcatttaatattttataatgatATTATTAAAACgttatgtataatttttttggtTGAAATTTTGCTCTTGATAAGTTTAATCCTTATAATGATAATGTATAACACTGGGCTACCATTTAAATGTTCCAAtctaagaaagaaaaaagtccATATAAATCCCTCATAGAGCAGTTAATAGcaaacaaaatgtaattttaataaaCGTAATTTTCAACTTTTAATGTCATTTGGcactgtacagtatattaatTACAATCACAATCATCAGAGACGAAAAAGTCAAAAGTAGTTTTAACAATCGGCATCTCTACAAATGTAAACCAGTGGATATTGAGcctctttatgatttaaaatgcatgtgtttgtgtataatatatatatatagtaggGGGGGGGGGCAGAAGAGCAGACTATGTTGAATTGAATAAAAAAGTTAAGGAaatttgtgttgttgttttttttgtctcTTCAAGTAAAAAGACTTAGTGACCCCACCAAACTACatgctgtttttttacataGCTAATAGTCAACATTGACATGTGATCACATTCAGAACACTAGTAATCCAGATTTGCTAATTGCTTTAAAAAACCAGGACAAAAGTGTAATGGTTTACCTGATATGGTATTTTTTCCTGGATAGCAAAAAACTAGTGCTTGTTGGGATTTGGATCATTTTGAAACAGATTAAACTTTTTGAACAACTGGCCCCAGGACAAAAGTGAGATAGTTTAATTGGGATTTTATTTTGATCGAGATTAAACTTTTTGAACAACTGGTCCAAGGAAATAAAAATCGATGATTATTGTAGGTAGATGAATTGATAAATGTGTTCTGATCTGTCACAGAATATCATTAAAGtgttttggaaaaaagggaATAGTCCCACTTCGACTGTTCAgtttatcttaaaaaaataaacacacatcaataatatatttaaataatttgaatCACTTAACACAACATATTTAAATCTAACTAAAACTTAACTGAAGTTGCCATGGCAAAGACTAATAAGGGTTGTTATTATTTGTTTGTGCTGCTATTTTTATTTGTATGGAAAACACTGCTGCTTTGGCCCATAGGGTGATATTATTAACACGTAATTAAAATCCACCGACTAAACTTAAATGTGTCCATCCTCTAATCGTTGCAGGCTTTTCTAAAGAAAAACTTGGcccacttttaaaaaatatgtcatAACTTGTTGGTAAATTATTTTAAGCCCCTCCCACACACTTTTCACAGTCCAGTAAAAAGTCCCGCtctagatttttttttgtcagtTATTGAATGAAATTGGATATTACCCATAAACACTAACAATTGCAGTAATACTAACAATTGCAGTGTATGATTTAATGTTATAAGAAAGACAACATCTGTCCCGTTTCTCCTCAATTATTGTATTGTGCCTTTAACCTACAATGTATTATTAAACACTTGGTTATGGGATTTTATTTGTATCTCAGTATGCATGTATAGACTTGATTAATTAGTAATATTATTGCTATTTATGAAAAATGTCCTTCAGATGTGATTAATTATGACTTGTGAAACAACCCTTATGACACAgttttgaaaatcattttgaaATTAAAGCAGCCTTATCGGAGTCCTCCTCTTTTCCGATTTGAATCCTCCTCTTAGTTTGGGAATTTTAAAACATACTAATGAGAAAACACTTGATTAATTTGAGATTGTTGGAAATGAGTAAACTTTGCCCAATCCATTCTGAAGTCCTGAAGTGAACTGAATAGATGCGCAAAATAATCAACTGAAACGTTTGTTACACTGAAacgataatttaaaaacacctcgATGATCAggaattacatttttaaaaaatactggATTATCCAGGTGCAAGGAAAATTACTTAAAACAAAACGATTAGATTCACATTAAAAATTGGTGGTAGggcatattttttaattttagaaACCACTTGACAGACTATTTCTAAACTAAAGACTCCCACAGACAGGGAACTTTTGTCACTATCCGTCATCATCAAACTTTGTTTTATGCAGGGCTTTTTTTCTTCACTTCCTGCCAAGAAAACTTTTTCGCTGTGGCGAACGCCTACCTCATTTTAACGTGTAACAAAGAAACGCAGATACAACAGGTTGAAGGAACTGCAGTTTATCTTGATAGGTCTTGTTTCAAAAGAAAGTATGTTATTTCAGTTTAACATGACATGTTTAAGCATGTATCAACCAATATATAAAGATCCAATATCTAGTTGTCATTATGTAGATGTTTACTGTAGTgataaaaaaaagagagaaacgGCACCTTCAGTACTAACCCAACAGAAAACTCACTTTATTTAGAGCACTTACTTTTTTACTACATTTAATTTTACAAGTGTTAACTGATAAGCATTAAACATATATTAATTGAATTGGAAAGTGAGCCATTGATGGGAGATTTTGTTAATCTTCTGGTAGTGCTTTTGTAAGTACTAGAGTCTGCCCACTTTTACTCACCCATGATGCAATACTGGAGATGCCTCATTTAGGTAAAATCTTTTTTAGTAATACATTTCTGGTTTAGACAAGGTTTACGTCATGCTCCAACATGAAATTCATAGTAGCTGCTTTGACTGAATGAGAAGTGTATATGTGATGACACTTGATTTTTTCCAGATTTCTCACacattttgacatttaaagaaaacagtGATCCCCTCCTAACAGAATACATACAACATCGGCTTATGGTTTCATATTGTTAAATATATAACAACAACAGTCTTTCATTACGCTCTCTTGATAGGAATTTTAAGTGCCATGCCCAATGTCTCTCAAGTGGGATTTGCacaatgagagagaaagagctgGGCTTATTAGAGACCATTCAAAGATTGGAGATGTGATAGTGTAGTTTGTAATCACCAGCGAGGATCTTTTTATTGAGGATAGGCCAGATTGGAGAGAAACAGCTCAAATGGGAAAACCCCATCATTCCACATACAGGAATTGACAATAGGGTTCTGTCTGAGCCCTGATCTCtcttatcaaaaaaaaaaaaaacacaaaaaacacaacaggCCATGATCATTCGAACACATTCAGTAAAAACAGCAATCTGTGTTAAGTAAAGTGCTTGTCTTTCAAGTAAGTGATGTAGTGAGCCAATGTTCGGGAATTCCCTGCTTTAAAGATTAAAGGCCAAATTTATTCATTTTGGCACGGTGTTTCGCAAGGTTTTCCCACTCGGAAAAGTACAGCAGGTAAAGTTGAGGATAATTTTGTTGTGTGAGTGCTCTTTGTATACATCAtttcccaaacacacacacacacaaaggacAATTTCTTAGTCACTGAGGGGCAAATTTCTGAACTGTTCATCTCAAGTGGGAAACGACTCAACGTTTCAAACTGGACTTAGATGTGTGAACGACATCTAATTTCTTTGCTGAAAATTTTACTGTAAACGTCATGTGATACGGTGACCTAATTATTTCCACTTCACGAGGGTGGCTTGTGGTGTGTGTGCTTTTTAGGTCTGTGGGCCTcacgttgtgtgtgtgtttgagtcGTCTCTAAGAGGTGGAGGTGGGGAATCCCTTCCAGCCAACCTTTCACTTCTCCGAGGAAAAATGTTTCATAAAAGCAAAAACTACAACAGGCCCACACATCCATCGCTTCAGCTTTTATGAAGTAGTTACATCTCTTCAGAGATATGCACTGTTCTCAATGACTTCAGGTCGAAAACTGACACTGCTCAATGTAAAACCTGAGAAACAATGTGGCCACAAGCATCATCCGAAGCGTATACTTGTTCTTGGACGACGTCATTTCGAGAATGTGACTTGACTGAAGTAGAAAGCATGAAACTCAAGCTGGAGTTTTCCCTCCGGCCCCCGTGGCAGCAGCTATAGGGTCGTGTGTTTGACCCCATCGAGGGTTTATTGAGTCAGAGGACCATGATGCTGTTTCACGTGGGACGGACAACCCTTTTGAAAACAGGATCTTGTACATTTTAGGTTTCTCATATTCAACACGAAAGTGATAATAATGAAGATGGTTCGTATGATGGGTTAATGGGCTCTCAAAACATTGACAACTGTTGTTCCTTTTGCTCAGTTGGTTAAACCAAGCagattttacataaaaatatacaacaaaTCTACTAAGTCataaaacatctgccaaatgcaaacTTTTAAGTTACAGAATGTGTCCTGTATCAAAATGGTGGTCCTGAAGCATTCTCGGATTAATTAAATGGACATGTGCCATTTCAATACAGAAACACAAGCTTCTGtacattttagttttagttacAGACACAAGCCTTGTTTGGTCCCATAGCCTCCTCCCCTTTAAATAGCCAGTGCTGCTATATCCCTCCACCCTACAGTCGCCTGCTTCTCTTGTGCTATTCACTTCTAGGCCTCGGGACAGCTGAGAATTTGCTGCAGTTATAGTCATTCAGTTTAGTCTGGGAAGGGGCTTTCCACCACTTGCACACATATACTCTTTTAAATCCCATAGGACTTAAGTTTAAATGCCTTATGACACACCATGTCTCATGATCTTATTGGCATTATTTCAGTCTCTGGTTTCCTAATAATTACATTTGACTGCATACACTGAATTCACACATAAATGCATTCACAAACCacaaaaacatcacatttaAAAAGCCGTGGTCTTTTCTAGCAAatgttttattacaaaaataaatccTCTTATGTCAAGACATAGTTTGACAGCTTTTGTGCAaagtaaaatttatattttagatattaaaACCCAATTCACTGCCTTCAGTGGCCATTTTGTTAGACAGCGTCTGAGACTTTAAGGTCTCGCGTCAGTTTGCAGGATGTAGGGAACTTCCTCTCTTACTTAAAACTAGAATGTTTTCAACTGCAGAGGGGGATCAAATGGCAAGTACCTCGCACTCAAATAGTGCCTTGAAGTCTAAGAAAGTAATGACGTTTTATGACAGAACCACGTAACAACTTTAATAACATTCACAATGAAAATGTTATACTGTTTATATACGAGATCAGATATCAGAAGATTAGTTATAGTGTGTGCTGTGCTGCTCTCTAATTTCTGGTCAAATTTCAAATTGAAGTCAAATAACAACACTATacttaagaaaataaaatatagaaacatTACACATTAAACTGTACATTAGCACCATGACAAAAAAAgtgtacaaaaatattttatagtCTGTTAATAAAGAAGCTTATGCATTAAATATAAAAGTTATGTGCTTTTATCATCTGTATTTGGCAATAATTAAAATAGCAAAAAGTGCAAACCAGTTGATAAAGACAACACATATTACTGAGGTATATGATACCAATTTTAGGATCTATCTGAATTATACACAGATCTACCACAGAGTATTAAGCAATAAGTCAAATGCTTAGATAAACTGTACCATGCTTGAATCACACCAATAAATGGCATAACTCGAATAAAAAACATGCCTGGTCTGGGACTGAATAAAGCATTATTCACACCCAAACCATTTGTGTAACTTGCCACGTGAGTAAGCCCTTGAACTGGGAATGCCTGAACCCTAAATCATAATTTCGATATAGAAGTCAAGCCAAAAGTCCATACGGTTTCAACATGCGTTATTCACTGCTCATTCTGCCACACAGTCAATGTGCTTGTAGTGATTCTGTCCTCAGTGCTTGTTGTGCCCTTTAAAAAGTCACTCAATTTTGAGACTCACAGCTTGGCGCACTCGTCCCAGTGGTTTAGGTATTCGGCCGTATGTTCGTCGTCATATGTGGTAAGACATCTAGGGCACTGCAGTTCAGCGGTTCCTTGCGTTGCAGAGTTACCGATAGTTCTTTTCGAGATTGTTTCCGGTGGACTGTTCCTTAGCAACGGTTCGGCAACGTCTGGCGGTCGGTGTGAGGCCTTTTTTAGTCCCATGTGAGTTCGGCGTGAGGATGCGGCATCTTGGACGCTCTGTGTGACAAAAACAGGAAAATATTATACTTTAgattttaaaataagcaaaagcAATATTGCTACTACTATCATACTCAATTATTTGTAAATATCTGTTTGTCGAAGATGATGCTTATAAAATAGTCTCACACAATCTACACTAAGTTGCTGAAATGATCTTACGCGTATACGGAAATAGGAATATGCAGACTTGCCTGTGTGCGTATTTGCAGTTGAAGTCTCCCAACTTGGTCTTGCAGGTCCAGGATTTTACCTTGAGCCCGCTCTCTGTCTGCTCTCTCCGATTTAAAGTCCTCAATATAGGCCAGTACCTATGAGAGAGTTAAAAATGTTATGGGCAGAAGTCCAAATGTGTCTAGTTCACACCTTTGTTACAAAGGTGGCAATGACTTCCTGTTTAAACAGGAACTGAGATCGTTGAGGCAGAACAGCACTGTTTGTGTTTTGCTAGTTGGTGCATCAAAATCTTAGTAGAAGGCAGAGAACTTATTAATAACCTGTTGTTCGAGCATCTGAATACGCTCCTGGTCTCTTCTGATACTGTCATCCTTTTCTCTGCCAAGTCTCTCGCACTCCATCATCTTCTCCTCCAGGAGTCCATTGAGCCGTGCGATCTCCTGTTGGAAGAGAGCCGTGCCCCCCACCGCTGATGTTTGGGTGAGGTTGGGACCCGAAGATGCCAGGCAATTCGATTCTTTCAACTTTTGACACAAACCCCTCACATACTCTTCTCTGCTGGAGTCATATTTCTGCCACTTTGAGTTTAAACTTTCCACCTGAGACAACGGAAACAAATATGTGTGTTCATGAAGATGTTTCCAAGACTATATGTTCTTTTCCGTAAAAGGTACACAGCAAGATTTTCTGCTTATGACACAGGTAAAACAAACAACAATTCCATCATGTGACACTTACATATGCAACTCTTCTTTTAAGCTCCTCGTTCTCTTCTTGTAACTTGTTGATGATTATGTTTAGATGGGAAACATCTGAGGAAACCGTTCTCTGGTAAAGATACAAAAAAGCAATGTCAAGTATAATTGTTATCCAGCAAAGAGAAGATTTTAGCCACTTCAAAGATTAATTCATATGTTTGTagctttccctatttaaaatgGGGCTACGTGGTACTGTGCCTGTCCCTTACACACCTCATTAACCTGAGCTCTTTGATCCGGCATGGTGCTCTTGCTTTTCTCATTTTCCAGACGCCCCAAAAGCTCCTGGCACACCTGAACTGTTGCCCCCAGTTGGGCCCTCAACTGCTCAGCTTCTTCAGCAAGTGAATTGCAAAGAACGGCCCTGGTGGCCTGTGCCCGATCCTTTTCGGCCAGGGTGGAGCGCAGGCGATGGATCTCCCGCTCCTTCTCCTGCTCGGGCCTGTGTCTGATCATCTCCAGCTCTTGGTCCTTCTCCTTCAACATTTCTTGCAACCTCTGGATCTCCTGGAATAAAGAGTCAACAAAAATAAGTTGGTTTGACATCCCACACTGTTGAAAATATGTGCTACATAGGGGAACTTTGTGTACCATAGAACAACTATTTTTGGTTCACCAAAATACCCTTTTTCTTTAGCTTTTTATAATCTGTAGAACCTTAATCCAGAAAGGTCCTGTGTATATTAATGGTTCTTtagggcagtggttcttaaactgggggCCATGGTccccgggggggggggggggggaccATTAACCCCCCCGGCTGtgggcccagttttatgactTTTAATAAAATACACTAATTTACCATGAAtcctgtgtaattaaacctcagaaaaataaggctactaaccaacagctcTACGTTGTATATCTAAGTTTTGTTTCATtcaaattttatgttttacaaTGGGTTATGTCATAAATGGCACAAAAAaaggttgagaaccactgctttagggAACCATACAGCCTGATAAAGAACTTTTTaggaacatttatttttaagagtgtaaacaTGACAGACTATTTCTTTAAAGTTCAACTGAATGTGAACCACAAAtgtactttatattacattatacATTTGATCCATTACGGTTCAAAATACACATGCATTGTAAACTTTACATTATCTATTTTACAAAGGTCTAGTTCACAAGGATTTAGTTTAATATGTGAACATTTGACAGATGGTGTGGTACTGGGTAACAGCACAGGAAGATTAGCAAAACAAACAACTTACATCTTTACTGGTTTCAACTTTCTGTGCTGCGTCCGCCTCTGACTCTTTACATTTTTGCTTTAATTTGCAGATTTCTTTACACAAACTCTCGATCAGAGATTTCGACGGTCCGACAATATAGGATTCCTCTCCGTCTAAGACGACACTTTTCTCATATTTCCCCAGTCTTGCCCTCAATTCGGCAATAATCCCGTTTTTGGATGATATGACTTGATTTAAATTCGTAATTTCTTGCTGCGTCTCGTGATAAAACGTGTTGAGCGTCGAGCAGCTGCGTAGCTTCGCTCTGAGCGCCTCGTTCTCCCTCTTCATCTCATCCATGgtaaatattaaaacaacaaaacacaacTGACACACATAAAGCGCTATATACACGAAAAGCGTAAAGGTTTGAATGTCATAGGATCAACAGGCGTCTGCTGTTCACCGAGAAGTTCAGCCTGTGAGAGCCACGCTCAATTTCGAAATGATCTTATGAAGAGGGGATTTCCTCGCGGGGACTTCCCCCGTCTCAGTTTGGGTACATTTTTATCTCGCACTTCACATAAACGTCCAAAAAAAGTTGGCTAGCCCCCTTTTCACCATCACCCATTCCGTTAATTGTCGAGtcatgtgtgtttttatatttttcctccTTTAACACGTTTAAAGGACGTTTGCCCCTCGAAGCGGTTTGACGCTGCCTGCGCGTCAAAAAAAGGCGGTTGCGCGTCAAACTGGCACGCTTCCTTTATAATCTGAGTGCAGATACTTGTTCATGTTTCCTTTTATATGTCTTATCTATAGCATGTTGAACATTTTAATGCAGCAGCCTGTTGCACTTTAATCGTTGAGgagaaaagaaaatataaatgaaggcatactcttaaaaataaataggTTCCTCAGTTATACCAAAGAAGAAACATTTTTGCTTCTCCAAAAAACTTAAGTCAAAGGGTCTGACCTTTTTTAATACAAAGTGTTTGTATGTTAAAGGCTCTTCGTGGAACCTtacagccaaaaatggttcttcaaggcacttttatttttaagagttaaTATGAATTTATTAATCTATTTAGATAaatattaaggttatatttcAGTTGTCTATACTgtgttcacatttttttaaattgtaggGTAATTTTTAGATAGCATGCAAAAGCTTGCTTTACTGTAAATGGTAAAAGGGAAATAAAACATAATAGGGATTAAACGCAAGTCTCTGTTTATTATTTCAGATTCCCCTTTTCGACCTGGAGTTTCTTTCAAATGTTTTCGATCCAAATTATTGACGGCCTTACACGTGATACCCTAAAGTCCATCACAGACCATCTTCCTTGTTTTGTTTGATGTCTGTTAAAAACCTTTAATTCCTTCACACAGTTTTCATAATAGCCCCATAATTCCTGCCATTATCTTGGATCACGTAATGGCAATTGTCTAGACAATAAATGCCAACTGTGCTTACTCTGTTATCTGAAGATTGAAGCATAAAACAGTCGGTTTAATTATACAGTAATTAACAAACTTACAATGTCTAAACCCTCATTTATAGTGTAAAGAATCTTTATCCCTCTTTCAAAAGCAGCACACATGAAACAGCAAAAAGTCCCTCTTCTTCTGTAATCTTTGTGCAGCTCATAATGTTCTGCACAGGGAAATCCCACACTGTTCACTAAAGTTTGCCACCATCTTGTGGTATGAAATCAGCATTGACGCGTTTCATGGGTTTGATGTATGAGTTAAATGCATGTATAAATCTATCTGGcaataaaacataaattaaGCATATGCAATTAAACTGCTAGTTCAGCCCTTTACACATTTGGTTTAGACATGCAGAGTTATCTGTTAAATTACATGCAACAAGATTTAGTCATCCTAGGAATGTTGACAGACTTGCATATCTTTTCGTATTAAAAATATGAGACTACTCATGTATctaattttgttttttattttctttatttgacaatgGTTAGCACCGactgtataaataaatgataaattaGGAAAAATATTGCAATCTCAAGACTTTTCAGGATAAAGCATATATtataaagcaaaataaaaatgttataatGTACAGTATAATTTCACCAACAACCTCAAGCGATATACTCTGAGTAacccaataaaaaaacattattactGGCATAGCTATTTAATGTTAATACTGGAATAGCCCAAAGTTTccctttttataaaaaaatattcccTTAAGCACATTCCCACCCTAATATGTTCCTGGGATTCCCATTTGAATATATCAGAACATTGACTTCATGCCGTAAACTTCTGCTAGGGCAGGGCATAGTCGGGCATCATTAAGCCATTGAAAGGATCGGTCGCACCATCATCTCCAATGTCCTGGGGAAAGTCCTCCTCACTGTCACACTCTTGGCTGTCGGTACCAGGGACGCACTCGACTGAGCGACTCTTATCGTC
It includes:
- the tnip2 gene encoding TNFAIP3-interacting protein 2, translated to MDEMKRENEALRAKLRSCSTLNTFYHETQQEITNLNQVISSKNGIIAELRARLGKYEKSVVLDGEESYIVGPSKSLIESLCKEICKLKQKCKESEADAAQKVETSKDEIQRLQEMLKEKDQELEMIRHRPEQEKEREIHRLRSTLAEKDRAQATRAVLCNSLAEEAEQLRAQLGATVQVCQELLGRLENEKSKSTMPDQRAQVNERTVSSDVSHLNIIINKLQEENEELKRRVAYVESLNSKWQKYDSSREEYVRGLCQKLKESNCLASSGPNLTQTSAVGGTALFQQEIARLNGLLEEKMMECERLGREKDDSIRRDQERIQMLEQQVLAYIEDFKSERADRERAQGKILDLQDQVGRLQLQIRTQSVQDAASSRRTHMGLKKASHRPPDVAEPLLRNSPPETISKRTIGNSATQGTAELQCPRCLTTYDDEHTAEYLNHWDECAKL